In Archaeoglobus profundus DSM 5631, the sequence GATAAAATTCTACGCAAGCTCTCTAGGCTTGAAGGTGGTGAGATTTGACGGGGATTCGAGTTGGAAAGAGAAGAGAGAAGTTTTGAGTGGTAAGGCTGATATAATCCTGACAAATCCAGATATGATCGATTACCACCTGAGAAATACTCCTGAGTTCAGAAAAGTGGCGAGAGATTTTGTGTTTTTAGCTGTGGATGAGTTGCACAGCTACGTCGGGATTTTAGGATCTAACATGCACTATCTGATAAAGAGACTCGAACGCTTCAGCGATTTTCAGATAGCCTGTGCTTCTGCAACAATAGGAAATGCGAAGGGGTTTGCTGAATACCTTTTTGAGAGAGAATTTGAGGTTGTGAAGGGAGATCACAGAAAATCCCCTCTGCACTTCATCATGAGATACACTTACTCACTTTATTCAGCTGTCAGGGATCTGGTTAAAGCCCTTTACGGCAGAAAGATCATGGTCTTCGGCAATTCCTACAAGACAGTCGAAACAATCGGATGGATTTTGAAGAGAGAAGGCTTGAACGTTGCAATTCACAAGGGTGGATTACCCAAAGATGTTAGAACGGAGGTTGAAAAAGCTTTTAGAGAGGGAAAGGTGAAAACGGTAGTTGCCACTCCGACGCTCGAGCTTGGGATAGATATAGGAGATGTCGATGTTGTCATCTCCGAATTGGTGAGCTACTCGCAGTTTCTGCAGAGGGTTGGTAGAGCCGGGAGGATGGGGCAGGAGAGTATAGGGATTTTGCTTTTGAGAGATGACGATGCAATAAGCAACTATTACAGGCTTAAGCCTGAAGATTATTTCAAGGACGACTTCTACTGCTACGCTGAAAAGATGAATGAGGAGGTCATGTTTTATCAACTACTTTCGATGTGCTTGGAGAAACCTTTGGAGGAAGAAGAGATAAGGAAGGAGTGGAGAAATGTGCTCAAAAGACTCGAGGAGAAAAGGTTGGTTACGAAAATAGGAGACATATACATGGTCTCTTCAAACGTCAAGGAAATTTTGAGGAGTTTCAATATGAGGGGTATTGGAGAAAACATCAAGATGTTTAAGGAAGACAAGTTCATAGGTGAAAGAAACCTTCCAATAGCCATAAAGGAGCTTTTCCCCGGTAGCATAATAATCCACAACGGAGAGAGACTCAGATGTGTTGAACTCGATCTGAAGGAGAAAAAAGCCATTCTTGAAGATTACCCCTACGGAAACGAGGTTACTGATCCTCTCTACATTTCGATACCACGAATAGTTAATGTTGAAGAAGTTAAGGAGGGTTGTGCATACTGCACCCTTGAAATCACAATGACAGTCTACGCATACATAATCAGAGATGTTTTTTCAAGAGAGAAGTTGGGAGTAGTTGAGCTTGAAGAACCGATAAGCTATTCATTCCCAACAAAGGGATTTATTCTAAAAGCTCCAATGCCGGATTACATGGATTACGAGGACTTCTACGCCGGAAGCTTTCATGCCTTGGAGCATGTGCTCATAGAAGCGAGCGATGCGTTAACGGGGGGAGGTAGCCAATACATGGGCGGGATTTCAACGCCAGAAGGAGACATATTCGTCTACGATGCAACGATTGGTGGAAGTGGATTGAGTAAACTCCTGTTCAAGAGGATTGAGAGAGCTTTCGAGATTGCCTACGAAGTTCTGAAAAACTGTGAATGCAAGAGAGTTGATGGTTGCCCACGTTGTACATACAGCTATCAGTG encodes:
- a CDS encoding DEAD/DEAH box helicase, producing the protein MDYSDLFCPHCGRLRKKCVCQSDTRRRNLELLRRVAGDREDLRPIFDCEDEIVYYTIFQPKDPYPTIPIESANILKPLEEALKERGIVKLYPFQLEAIKKIRDEKNVVITAPTGFGKTEAFAVPLIERVAREGIGVIFYPTKALAKDQELKIKFYASSLGLKVVRFDGDSSWKEKREVLSGKADIILTNPDMIDYHLRNTPEFRKVARDFVFLAVDELHSYVGILGSNMHYLIKRLERFSDFQIACASATIGNAKGFAEYLFEREFEVVKGDHRKSPLHFIMRYTYSLYSAVRDLVKALYGRKIMVFGNSYKTVETIGWILKREGLNVAIHKGGLPKDVRTEVEKAFREGKVKTVVATPTLELGIDIGDVDVVISELVSYSQFLQRVGRAGRMGQESIGILLLRDDDAISNYYRLKPEDYFKDDFYCYAEKMNEEVMFYQLLSMCLEKPLEEEEIRKEWRNVLKRLEEKRLVTKIGDIYMVSSNVKEILRSFNMRGIGENIKMFKEDKFIGERNLPIAIKELFPGSIIIHNGERLRCVELDLKEKKAILEDYPYGNEVTDPLYISIPRIVNVEEVKEGCAYCTLEITMTVYAYIIRDVFSREKLGVVELEEPISYSFPTKGFILKAPMPDYMDYEDFYAGSFHALEHVLIEASDALTGGGSQYMGGISTPEGDIFVYDATIGGSGLSKLLFKRIERAFEIAYEVLKNCECKRVDGCPRCTYSYQCGNNNQPLNRLGAINILEKLLKGERGKLDVERFREVTEFKYYP